Below is a window of Christensenella minuta DNA.
TTCATTTGTCGTCCTGACTTTGCCAATATGGCTCAATGCTACCGTCTTCATGCGTTGTCCCCGTTTTTACCAATATATTGCTGTCTGAGCTGCCCGCACGCGCCTGCAATGTCACTGCCCATGGATTTTCTTACCGTAGCTGAAAGCCCTTCTCTTTCAAGCAGCTTGCAGAACGAATAAACCCTCCGTTTGTCCGGCGCTTTCAGCGCTAGCCCCTCATTGCCATTAAGCGGGATCAGGTTTATGTGGCAATTCATACCACGCAGTATGTCCTTTAATAAAAAAACGTCTTCCTCGCTGTCGTTAAAGCCGTTAATTACAGTATACTCTATTATAATACGCCGGCCTGTTTTTAAAAAGTAGGTTTTCGCCGCATCGAGGATATCACGTATTTTATATTTTTTCGCCGTCGGCATAATCGTGACGCGCTTTTCGTCCGAAGCCGCGTGCAGCGATATGGAAAGCGTGACGCCGAGCCCCTCTTCCGCAAAACGCTTAATCTCTTCTATCAAGCCGCACGAAGAAAGTGAAATGCCGCGCAGGCCGATCCCCATGCCCGCCGGATCATTTACCATGCGGATAAATTTTACAACATTCCCATAATTGTCGAGTGGTTCACCCATGCCCATCAATACGATGTTGCTCAGGTTTCGTCCTTCACCCTGGGCAGCATTCACCGCAACGACCTGGGCAAGGATTTCTCCCGCTGAAAGATTTCGTTTTAAGCCGTCTTTGCACGAGGCACAAAACACGCACCCCATTCGGCAGCCTACCTGCGTGGAAACACATACCGTATTCCCATAATCCTTCTGCATGAACACGCTTTCCACCGTACTCCCGTCCGCATAACGAAATAGATATTTCAGGGTACCGTCCGCGGCCTCAAGCACGCGGCATACCTCCGTATAACCTTCCGTATAGGTTTTACGCAATTTTTCGCGAAGGGCCTTTGAAATATCCGTCATTTCTTCGATTGGCTTTTGCTGGGCAAGCCATTTCATGACCTGTTTTGCATGGAACGGCTTTTCCCCCATCTGCATAAATTCCTTTTTCAGTTCCTCAAGGGAATAGTCGAGTAGCGCTCTTTTCATAGCCGTCTCAGCCTCGCCATGAAAAAGCCGTCGATGCTATCGATATGCGGAAAAAGCTGCAGCATCCCGTCTTCAGTT
It encodes the following:
- the rlmN gene encoding 23S rRNA (adenine(2503)-C(2))-methyltransferase RlmN, whose protein sequence is MKRALLDYSLEELKKEFMQMGEKPFHAKQVMKWLAQQKPIEEMTDISKALREKLRKTYTEGYTEVCRVLEAADGTLKYLFRYADGSTVESVFMQKDYGNTVCVSTQVGCRMGCVFCASCKDGLKRNLSAGEILAQVVAVNAAQGEGRNLSNIVLMGMGEPLDNYGNVVKFIRMVNDPAGMGIGLRGISLSSCGLIEEIKRFAEEGLGVTLSISLHAASDEKRVTIMPTAKKYKIRDILDAAKTYFLKTGRRIIIEYTVINGFNDSEEDVFLLKDILRGMNCHINLIPLNGNEGLALKAPDKRRVYSFCKLLEREGLSATVRKSMGSDIAGACGQLRQQYIGKNGDNA